A genomic segment from Parolsenella catena encodes:
- the map gene encoding type I methionyl aminopeptidase produces the protein MIIIKTPAEIEQMKPAGALSKLALRRVGAMIRPGVDTLELDRVAESIIRMHGGTPAFKGYGGFPASICCSVNSEIVHGIPSSSRVLQEGDIVSIDTGAVVNGWVGDNAWTFFCGTPSVADKGLCEVTRDCLKAGIEAAVPGNRIGDIGHAVQSLAEANGYSVVRDYVGHGVGRAMHEEPNVANYGKKGRGVRLQAGMVIAIEPMICLGGYESHVMPNRWTVVTNDGGAAAHYENTIAITEDGPVILTQDQDGPWCAMAGGTAEQA, from the coding sequence ATGATCATCATCAAGACCCCAGCAGAGATTGAGCAGATGAAGCCGGCGGGCGCCCTGTCCAAGCTCGCGCTTCGTCGTGTCGGCGCGATGATTCGACCCGGCGTCGATACTCTTGAGCTCGATCGTGTTGCCGAGAGCATCATTCGCATGCATGGCGGAACGCCCGCATTCAAGGGCTATGGTGGTTTTCCTGCGAGCATCTGCTGCTCTGTCAACAGCGAGATCGTCCATGGCATCCCGAGCTCCTCTCGCGTCCTGCAGGAGGGCGACATCGTTTCCATTGACACGGGAGCGGTGGTGAACGGCTGGGTTGGCGACAACGCATGGACGTTCTTCTGCGGAACGCCAAGCGTGGCCGACAAGGGCCTGTGCGAGGTCACGCGTGATTGCCTTAAGGCCGGCATCGAGGCCGCCGTGCCCGGCAACCGCATCGGCGACATCGGCCATGCGGTGCAGAGCCTTGCGGAGGCAAACGGCTACAGCGTCGTGCGCGACTACGTTGGCCATGGGGTTGGACGGGCCATGCACGAGGAGCCCAACGTTGCCAACTACGGCAAGAAGGGCCGTGGCGTTCGCCTCCAGGCGGGCATGGTCATCGCCATCGAGCCGATGATCTGCCTGGGCGGGTACGAGAGCCACGTCATGCCCAACCGCTGGACCGTCGTCACCAATGATGGGGGTGCCGCGGCCCACTACGAGAACACGATTGCCATCACGGAGGATGGTCCCGTCATCCTCACCCAGGACCAGGACGGCCCGTGGTGCGCAATGGCGGGCGGTACTGCCGAGCAGGCCTAG